In Salarias fasciatus chromosome 2, fSalaFa1.1, whole genome shotgun sequence, one genomic interval encodes:
- the LOC115404025 gene encoding protocadherin gamma-A2-like, whose amino-acid sequence MFFEELRRHRSAKWRTISLLILQLLFLSQTEAQVRYSIPEELKTGSLIGNVAQDLGLDLNRLRSGRARIVTGESVQYAELKTDKGTLVVNERIDREQLCGDVTPCSFTFEILLEKPMELHPVTIEVLDVNDNAPTFQNSDLDFEISESAALGSRFVLESADDADVGQNGLHSYILTPNDNFILKQHVNPDGSKYAEMVLQKPLDREEQSRLSLKLLAVDGGNPQKSGTVNIDVNILDANDNAPVFNQSVYKTAVIENAPKGTHVITVNASDIDSGSHGQVTYSFSKSKAGIADMFGIDSVTGRIYVTSEIDFEKDKKIEFYVEAKDQGGMTDSSKIEIDIIDVNDNAPVINVMSFTSPLSEDSPAGTTIGIINVKDLDSGENGKLRCTIEKNVPFKIKFNVRNYYALITDATLDRETLSEFNITVIASDAGSPPLLTKKTLNLKVSDVNDNAPVFSYNHYSGFIVENNSPGVSIFNVNAKDPDENQNARVSYILEQGEIGGSPIFEYVSVNAEDGVISAVRSFDYEQIKELIFVVKAQDGGSPPLSSNVTVKILIQDQNDNPPQVLYPVQTGGSVVAEMVPRSADVGYLVTKVVAVDVDSGQNAWLSYKLQKATDRALFEVGLQNGEIRTIRQVNDKDAIKQRLTVIVEDNGQPSRSATVIVNVAVADSFPEVLSEFTDLIHDKEYNDNLTFYLVLALAVVSFLFITCVVVIISVKIYRWRQSRILYQSNLPVIPYYPPRYSDTLGTGTLQHVYNYEVCRTTDSRKSDCKFGRAGSQNVLIMDPSSTGTMQRIQSEKSILDEPDSPLEVS is encoded by the coding sequence ATGTTTTTCGAAGAACTGCGTCGACACAGAAGCGCAAAATGGCGAACAATCAGCCTCCTTATTTTGCAactgctttttctctctcaaacgGAGGCACAAGTCCGGTATTCAATACCAGAAGAGTTAAAGACGGGGTCCCTTATCGGTAACGTGGCTCAAGATCTAGGATTGGATCTGAACAGGCTCCGGTCCGGTCGGGCCCGCATCGTGACGGGAGAAAGCGTCCAGTACGCAGAGCTGAAGACGGACAAAGGGACTCTCGTCGTGAATGAGAGAATAGACAGAGAGCAGCTTTGTGGAGATGTCACCCCATGTAGCTTCACCTTTGAGATTTTACTTGAAAAACCAATGGAGCTGCATCCCGTGACCATAGAAGTTCTGGATGTAAACGACAACGCTCCGACTTTTCAGAACAGCGACTTGGATTTTGAAATAAGTGAGTCAGCTGCACTCGGCTCCCGTTTTGTTTTAGAGAGCGCGGACGACGCTGATGTTGGGCAAAACGGTTTGCACAGCTACATCCTCACTCCGAATgataatttcattttgaaacaacACGTTAATCCGGACGGAAGTAAATATGCTGAAATGGTGCTTCAGAAACCTTTAGATAGAGAGGAACAGTCACGCCTGTCTCTGAAGCTCTTGGCTGTGGATGGTGGGAATCCGCAAAAATCTGGCACAGTCAACATCGACGTAAATATTTTAGACGCTAATGATAACGCACCCGTATTTAATCAGTCTGTGTATAAGACTGCAGTGATAGAAAATGCTCCAAAAGGCACTCACGTTATTACGGTTAATGCAAGTGACATAGATAGTGGTTCACATGGACAAGTCACGTATTccttttcaaaatcaaaagCAGGGATAGCTGATATGTTTGGCATTGATTCTGTTACTGGAAGAATATATGTGACAAGCGAAATTGATtttgagaaagacaaaaaaattgaattctATGTTGAAGCGAAGGATCAAGGAGGGATGACGGATTCCAGCAAAATAGAGATAGATATAATAGATGTGAATGATAATGCTCCTGTAATAAATGTCATGTCATTCACCAGTCCTCTGTCTGAAGATTCACCCGCTGGTACTACGATAGGCATAATTAATGTGAAAGATCTGGATTCAGGGGAAAATGGGAAACTAAGATgtacaattgaaaaaaatgttcctttcAAAATTAAATTCAATGTGAGAAATTATTACGCATTGATAACTGATGCTACATTAGATCGCGAAACTCTGTCCGAGTTTAACATAACTGTCATTGCTTCGGACGCTGGGTCACCTCCCCTCTTAACTAAAAAGACTCTCAATTTGAAGGTCTCAGATGTCAACGATAATGCCCCAGTGTTTTCTTATAATCATTATTCTGGATTTATTGTTGAGAATAACTCACCGGGCGTGTCTATCTTTAATGTAAATGCTAAAGACCCTGATGAAAACCAGAATGCGCGTGTCTCATACATTTTGGAGCAGGGGGAGATAGGTGGATCCCCAATATTTGAATATGTTTCAGTTAATGCAGAGGACGGTGTCATTAGTGCAGTTCGCTCATTTGACTATGAACAGATAAAAGAACTAATATTTGTAGTGAAGGCTcaggatggaggctctcctccaCTAAGCAGCAACGTCACTGTGAAAAttctgatccaggaccagaacgACAACCCCCCTCAGGTCCTGTACCCAGTGCAGACTGGTGGCTCTGTGGTGGCTGAGATGGTGCCTCGTTCAGCAGATGTGGGCTATCTGGTGACCAAAGTGGTGGCTGTTGATGTGGACTCTGGACAGAATGCCTGGCTCTCATATAAACTCCAGAAAGCCACAGACAGAGCGCTGTTTGAAGTGGGATTACAGAATGGAGAAATCAGAACTATCCGCCAAGTCAATGATAAAGATGCAATCAAACAAAGACTGACTGTCATAGTGGAGGACAACGGACAGCCCTCTcgttcagctacagtcattgtGAACGTGGCGGTGGCGGACAGCTTCCCTGAAGTGCTGTCAGAGTTCACTGACCTGATCCACGACAAGGAGTACAATGACAACCTGACTTTTTACTTGGTGTTGGCTCTGGCTGTGGTTTCCTTCCTGTTCATCACCTGTGTGGTGGTGATTATCTCAGTGAAAATCTACAGATGGAGACAGTCCCGCATCCTGTATCAGTCCAACCTGCCTGTGATTCCATATTATCCACCACGTTACTCAGACACTTTGGGGACAGGGACTCTCCAACATGTGTACAACTACGAGGTGTGCAGGACGACAGACTCCAGGAAGAGTGACTGTAAGTTCGGCAGAGCTGGTAGTCAGAATGTTCTGATCATGGACCCCAGTTCAACAGGGACGATGCAGCGGATACAGAGTGAGAAGAGCATCCTGGATGAACCTGACTCTCCTCTAGAGGTTAGTTGA